In Shewanella sp. VB17, a single genomic region encodes these proteins:
- the fliN gene encoding flagellar motor switch protein FliN: MAEQTILQDDDFLLDDNLFGEDNISSDVNTVKPVKDISFFHQLPVQVTLELASAEMSLGELTRMGEGDVIALDRMVGEPLDIRVNGALLGRGEVVEVNGRYGVRLLEVEAVSLTGAND, translated from the coding sequence ATGGCTGAACAAACGATACTGCAAGATGATGATTTTTTACTGGATGATAACTTGTTCGGTGAAGATAATATTAGTTCAGACGTGAACACAGTTAAACCAGTTAAAGATATCTCTTTTTTTCATCAATTGCCGGTACAGGTTACGTTAGAGTTGGCCAGTGCAGAGATGTCTTTAGGTGAATTGACTCGAATGGGCGAAGGCGATGTTATCGCGTTAGATCGCATGGTGGGTGAGCCGTTAGATATTCGGGTTAATGGCGCGTTATTAGGACGCGGTGAAGTGGTAGAGGTGAACGGCCGTTATGGTGTTCGTTTATTGGAAGTTGAAGCTGTGAGTCTCACCGGAGCAAATGACTGA